The region AAAATtctgtcattatttttttttatcacaaaagaCGGAGGTGTTAtgcctaataccgccatatagtgcataaATACACGTCCACGCGCCATATATACACGCCGTGTACACTTATACAGACCGCTCATAAAATGTTCACGCTAAAATGGGTGTATGACagatccacggtccggaggggcagcGCGTCCCCAGGAATTACGCTAACAATCCACAGAAAAAGCATTCTCCATTTCTGATTTTCCTGTGGAAGCTGAATAAACGTTAACCAGTCACTTGGGCGCTGCAGGCGATCAACAGACACTGATCGGCTGCAGTGTTCATGTCTTGTCCAAAGCAGAAGAAACCGTGTGGACAACACCTCCTTTCACACAATCGCCATTTTTGAGCACATTGTGTTTTTATAGATttgtcatttatattattttttttcaggttccTTTTAGAGTCTTAAAGGCACACGGCGGGGCTGTCACTTCTTGCCATTTCTGTTTTGAGGATACAAAACTCCTGACAAGTTCCCATGATGCAACAGCAAAACTGTGGGTAGGTGGCCCCCCCGGGGTACTGGGCTGGACCTGCAAATTTGGGGACTGTGTTTCCATGACTGTAACACTTTTGTGGTCCGTCATCGTCATCTGGCAGCCTGAACACCTAGTCATGGGCTATCCAGAATTACAGCCCGTCATGGCTCTACTATGAATCCATATTGTAGGCAATACAGTGCTCATAGGCAAGTCCCATactgcccttaaaggggttgtccactaccattAACAGCCTATCCTTATGATCGGTCATCAATGTATGATCAGTCGGGGTCCAACACCCGTCACCCCCGCCAATCAGATGTCTTAGGCGAACGTTGACCGGAACTGCTCAATTTGCagagctgctccgtcttctgatagtgaccgctgggtactgcacatctgcctcctattcaaataAATAAGGGGAGGATATGCAGTACCCTGCGCCTCGCCACTATCAGAAAGACGGAACAGCTCCACAATTGAGCAGTCCCGGCCACCGCCGACACCAAGAACATCTGATCATCGGGCGTGCTTTGTGTCAGACCCCGACCTAggacatcaatgataaagtagtggaaacttctttaaagggattgtccaggaattGTTGCGTTCAGACGCTGACATGGTCGCTACTGACGTGTGCTTCATGGTCACGTTATAGAAAGATCCCGTATTGAGCCCCCATTATTAGCCAGAGCAGGGATCTGCTGGATGTTAATGGTCACCTGGCCATGTAATGTCACTTATAGAGAGCACTGTGATGATGTGGAGGCAGCCATAACTATATCTGATTCTTCCTGACTGAACATTAATTTtacgttttttttatttatttttaggatATCTCTACTTGTTCCTCGATCTGTGATTTTAAAGATGAGCACAGCGGTCCTATCTCTGAGTGCAATCCGACAGGTGACAACACCAGGTGACAATTTTCTCATCAACTTTGAATTTTGCACATCCAACATTCACGGTCCGACCGCGGCTCACCTGACCAGAGCTCTGCAGCCTCATATATTCCTATATGCTTTTTATGATTAATGTTTCCTTCTACTGTGTTAATCATCATTTTCCTGACCTCTAGGATGGTGACATCATCATATGACAAAACTGTCAAGCTTTGGGATTTCCAGACCGGCAAAATGCTGGTATGTAATAATTACTAttactctatatatactgtatatgatgtaTCATAAATAATATAATATTCTGTCACCAGTGGTCGGTGAGCCTCGATGGCCTTGTTACATCATGCAACGTTTCAGGAGATGGAAAACACGTAGTCTGCAGCGTTGATGTAGAAAATGGCATCTGTATCATTGATTGCACGATGGCTTCCAAAGTGATGTATATTAAAGGTAAGCCTACTCATTAAAGGGTTAGTCCTACAATAGTAAGTTATCCCTGGAAATACTACTCTCTGCTTCCTTCCAGACTTGAGATGGGGCCGATGCAACCAATCAGATCTCTGCTTTCAAACACTGATTTGCTCCTGAAATTATCTGCAGCGATCTGATTAGTTGCTATAGGGTTAAAGAGGGTTTCTCATAAGATAGGGACCCCAATAAGGCTTTGTAGAGCCCCTTCTAATCGGAGCAGAGGTTGAGCATGTGAACCCCTGTTGGAAATAGTGGAGTTCAGTGCCGAGCGGTGCAACCCCCAGCGATCAATAAGTTAGAAATAACTTCATGTGACCGTAGTTTTGGTCTGTGTTACTGTCCCAGTCCTCAACGGGCTGCATACAGGCAGCACCTGGGCCCTATGAAGTCAATGGCACAATTCACATGTGCAATTGGAGAAAAACCACAGCATGCACCTTCGGTCAGACGGGTGCACAGAATTCCACATAGTGTCTATTTGTGCACGTTTCCTctggcagttgtggggtgtaactcGCAGACACGGACCCTCGCTTATGTGTTCATATATAAAGCCAAGCGATTCTTCCCTCTTTCAGGTCATCACTCGTCCACCATAACAAGATGCTGTTTTGATCCGGAAAGTCGGAGAATTTGTTCCGTATCATCTGACAGATCTGTAAAATTGTGGGACATAACTGCAAAACGTATGACCATCCAAATCAAACGGTAAGTAGCGGCAAGAGTGAGGACGAGTATTCTGCAGGATTACACAGGACGGCACCATTATCCTAGTATCATTTTATTGCAGGGCCCACGGCAATGTGATTTCAGACTGCGGCTTCAGTCCCAATGGCCGCTCGCTGTGCACAGCATCCTGGGATAAAGGCTTAAAAGTCTGGGATGTTAACACCGGAGAATTCCGCCATAGAGGACCCGAACATCTCCAAAACGCTCACACAGGATCAGTCAGCTCTTGCGTCTTCTCACAGGATAGTGAGTTATTTTGGGGAATTCAAgccctgagtctcctccacagctcCCAGTGTCTGTAATTGTCTGCAGGGTTCATGCCATCAAATcaggcagagccgctgagctcagtgattcgcTGCAGTGCTATCGGTGGGATGTCAGCCCTGCTGACAATAACAGACATCAGGAGCATCGGCAGAGACTCAGCCCTAGACCGGAGAGGGTGAGTAAAGCGCAGtttgtatatatttaaaaaaaaaaaaaaaaggttttccaaAACTGGGGAAACTGATCAGACTGTGACGTATAATGAAGAACTGGATAAATAAAGAAGAGTTAGATTATGGATTGTGTGAGGCCTGCAAAAAATTGTGGGTTTTAGGGCATATGCAACACTGGATGTTGGATATTATTCTGATTTTCTGGGGTAGCGCATTCTAGAGAAGGGCTGCAGCGCAAGAAAAGTCTTAAATATGGGAAGGGGAGGTTTGGATTATAGGGACAGTCCAGGAAGAGGTTCAAATTCTAACCTGAGTCTCTATGAGACACTGACCATGATGTTCTTCTTCCTCCTAAGCGTCCGTCCTTCTATCCGGAGGATATGATAAAACAATTGTCCTCTGGGATGTTCTGTCCAAGTGCAAGAAGCTTGTGCTAAAGGTAAGTTCCCCTGAGTTCTGGTGACTGCATCTACCTACCTGCAGAAAAGCAAAAGGAAGGCAGCGCTCCTATACAGGCCAGGTGAAAAAGTGATTTATTTATTCCATGTTTCAGAAAAAATGCAAGCATGGAATAAATGGGTCACTAAGTCACTTTTTCACCTAGATTATATGGGACTGCAGCCCTTCTTtaatttttctgtatttactgGTCCGTGGACATGGAGGTTTCTACTGGCACTAAATTTTGAtccttccttcccttccttccttccaccCTCCTATGCCTCCATCCATTCATCCCTCTATCCATCCCTCCTATCCCTCCTTCCATCCTCCTATCCCTCCATCCATTCATCCCTCTATCCATCCATCCTCCATCCATTCATCCCTTTATCCTTCCATCCTCCTATCCCTCCATCCATTCATCCCTCTATCCTTCCATCCTCCTATCCCTCCATCCATTCATCCCTCTATCCATCCCTCCTTCCACCCTCCTATCTCTCCTTCCATCCTCCTATCCCTCCATCCATTCATCCCTCTATCCATTCATCCCTTTATCCATCCCTCCTTCCATTCTCCTATCCCTCCATTCCTCCCTCTATCCTTCCATCCTCCTATCCCTCCATCCATTCATCCCTCTATCCATCCCTCCTTCCATCTCTCCATCCCATCGTTAGGGTCACACTGATTGGGTCCTGGATGTTGCACTGAGCGCCAACAAGAAGTGGATCTTGTCTTCCTCTAAGGTAAAATCACGAGCCGCTCCTGCTGCCTCTTCGGCCATTACAGCGGTTTCTGGATTAGTATACTGAGGTATATGTGGACGGTTTTGGGGTCACCGCACATGACTGATTCCAGAGCTTGATCCATGGATGACCCCTGTAAGGACAGATGCAATGCCCATGTGATTACAGACTCTCCATCCACACAGGACTCTACACTACGACTGTGGAACATAGAGAATTACGAAGAAATCCCCGCAGTCATTGAGAACAAGAAGGCGATCGGCTCTCGGCTGACGCAGGTAAATACTCCTGTCAATCACTAAGGACTTAATGTGCCGAAGAACAAGAGAAAGGACGCCGGCCccgccatatatatatatgtggtataAGTGATGGAGTGGGCGATGTGGGTCACGTGGCGGGTGAGACTGTTGTTTTATAGGCGGAAAGTTCTGTTTGTTTACTAAGTTTTCATATTTTTTCAGTGTGAACAGTGCAAGAAGCCGTTTCCTATCATGTACTGGGACAATGCAAACGTGATCACCAAATGCTTCTTCTGTCGCCTCTCTGCCCCGTGTAGCAGTATGCCCACCTTGCCCAGCGTGCCCCCCACCAGCCCCTGTGCtatgtgataccacatttatattagaTGTGAATTATAATGCCTGTTATTACAGCAGGAATAAAGGTGAAAGGGACGAAAATGCAAAATAAGAGACCTCTGTTTATGTCTCGTTATTGGATTCTGGTTCTTTATGATGTAATGAGTGTGTATATGTCTGTAtggatgtgtatatgtatatactatatatgtgtgtgtgtgtgcagtgtgtttgtgtgtatgtacggtgtatatgtgtgtgcatctatactatatatatgtgtgtgtttatgtatgtactatgtgtgtgtatgtgtctgtatgGATGTGtatatctacaggtccttctcaaaaaattagcatatagtgttaaatttcattatttaccataatgtaatgattacaattaaactttcatatattatagattcattatccacc is a window of Ranitomeya variabilis isolate aRanVar5 chromosome 2, aRanVar5.hap1, whole genome shotgun sequence DNA encoding:
- the WDR88 gene encoding WD repeat-containing protein 88: MCSCRHFRQVATRWRITTSVWPSAATVPGCYGDENSGSEMSLHWNGMNPSEEETVWNSERLSQVPFRVLKAHGGAVTSCHFCFEDTKLLTSSHDATAKLWDISTCSSICDFKDEHSGPISECNPTGDNTRMVTSSYDKTVKLWDFQTGKMLWSVSLDGLVTSCNVSGDGKHVVCSVDVENGICIIDCTMASKVMYIKGHHSSTITRCCFDPESRRICSVSSDRSVKLWDITAKRMTIQIKRAHGNVISDCGFSPNGRSLCTASWDKGLKVWDVNTGEFRHRGPEHLQNAHTGSVSSCVFSQDTSVLLSGGYDKTIVLWDVLSKCKKLVLKGHTDWVLDVALSANKKWILSSSKDSTLRLWNIENYEEIPAVIENKKAIGSRLTQCEQCKKPFPIMYWDNANVITKCFFCRLSAPCSSMPTLPSVPPTSPCAM